Part of the Mycolicibacterium mengxianglii genome is shown below.
TGTCACGGCGCACCAACTGGTAGTCGTGGTGCTTGTCGATGAGCCACGCGGTGCGCAGCACCAGCAGCCGGAACTGTTCGATCTGGATCCAGCTGTCGGCGATCTTCTCCTGCGTCATCTGGAAGTCGCCGAGCGGGCCCTGTCTGGTCTGGCGGGACACCGCACGCTCACACATCATGTCGAAAGCCTTGCGCGCCAATGCGATCGTGCGCATGGCATGGTGGATGCGGCCGCCCCCGAGCCGGGTCTGGGCGATCGCGAACGCCTGCCCCTCGCCGCCGAGCACATGATCCTGCGGCACCCGCACGTCGGTGTAACGCACGTAGCCGTGGGTGCCGTGTTCGCTGGATTCGCCCCCGACGCCCACATTGCGGACGATCTCGATGCCGGGGGTCTCGGCGGGAACGATGAACAGCGACATCTTGTCCCGGGTGCGTGCCTCCGGGTTCGTCACCGCCATCACGATGAAGAACGCCGCGTGGCGGGCATTGGAGGAAAACCACTTCTCGCCGTTGATCACCCAGGAGTCACCGTCGCGCTCGGCGCGGGTGGTGAACAGGCCGGGGTCGGATCCACCTTGCGGTTCGGTCATCGAATAGCAGGAACTGAGCTCACCATCGAGCAGCGGCTGCAGGTAACGCTTCTTCTGTTCGTCGGTGCCGAACAGTGCGAGGATCTCGGCATTGCCCGAATCCGGTGCCTGGCAGCCGAATACCGACGGCGCCCACCGGGATCGCCCGAGGATCTCGTTGAGGAGCGCGAGTTTGACCTGTCCGTAGCCCTGGCCGCCGAGGTCCGGGGTCAGGTGCGCCGCCCACAACCCCTGCTCCTTGGCCTGCTGCTGCAGCGGCCGCAGTACGCCCATCACCTCGGGGTTGTGTTTGTCGTAGGGATCCAGCGGCAGCAGGTCGAGGGGTTCGACCTCCGCCCGCATGAATTCGTCAACCCAATCCAGCTTGGTCTGATACTCGGCGTCGGTCTCGAAATCCCACATCACGGTGCCGTTCTCTGTTGTCGTCCTCGACGGTCAAAGCAACCCCATCATCTTGTGATGCAGTTGCATTACATTAGGCCGAGTTCAGCACAGGCGCGCGGCTTTCGGGTGTCGGCAGTGGCATCCAGACTTTCCTCACTGCGACACGTCGGGTAAACCTGTCTCATGAAGACTCACCTGAACTGCCCGTGCGGCGAGGCGATCGTCGGTACTGATGAGGACGACCTGGTCGAGAAGACGCAGAAGCACCTCTCCGAGAACCACCCCGGGCACAATTACTCGCGCGACGAAATCCTGTTCATCGCGTTCTGAGTCGGGTGCTCGCCGTCGGGTGAGCTTCAGGGCGCCGCGGGGTACCGCTGCTGCAGGCGGTTGAGGGTGGCCTCGATGCCCGAGGCGTTGGCTTTGGCGAAACCCAGCCGGTCGTAGTAACCGGCGCGGTCCTTGATCGCGCCGGTACCGCGGTAGTCGAACGTCTCGGTGACCCGGGTCAGGGTCGGTGAGATCGCCTCGAACTCCCAGCGCCAGTGATGGCCGAACGGGTGCCGCCACTCCACCAGCTCACCGGGTTTGAGTGCGGTGACGGTGCTGGTGATGCGGTACGGAACGCCGAACATGCGCATTTTCGTCGAGAAACGAGACCCCACAGTCAGTTCCGCGGGTGCAGAGACGTTGGTCCGCACGGTTCCCGAGCCGTCGATCTCGTGATGCCGGCGGGGGTCGGCGACGACGGCGAACAGTTCCGCGGCCGGCGCCGCCACCTCGACAGATCTGCTGATCTGTTTGGGTCCGGTATCCACGACGGTCACGGGCACGATGTGCTCCTTACGCTCAGCAGCGTGTGATCGCCACCGATCGGCGATCCGACGATGCGATGAAATCCTCGAGAATCTGCGTCACTTCCCATGGTGCCTCCACGTGGGGGAAGTGGCCGACCCCGGGTAGCACTTCCAGCCGGCTTCCCGGCAGCGCCTCGTGGGCGTCGTAGCCGTGCGAGACCGGGATGATCCGGTCGCTGTCGCCCCAGATCAACAAGACCGGGACCGTAGTGGTCAGGTGCAGCCGATTGAGCGCGCTGACCGCCTGGCCCCGGTAGTCCACCACCGCACGCAGCGTGCGCAGGAACGCATACCGGGTTTCACGGTTTGAAAGTGACGAATAGGCACTCCACAGTTCGCCGCCGAGCGGGGACTTGAGGCCGGCCGAGGACAGCCACGATTTGATCGAGTTTCCGACCGTGAGGACTGGTTGCGGCGCGACTGCGGGCAGTACGAGCTCCACGCCCGGGGTGCTCAGCAGGCGGAGCATCCAGCTCAGGTCCGGGCCCAGCCCGCCGCTGCCGATCAGAACCATCCGCTCGCACCTGTCGCGGTGTTGGTAGGCGAACTGCATTGCGATGCCGCCGCCGAGGGACTGGCCGACTATGGTGGCGCGATTGACGCCCAGCTCGTCGAGCAGGTCGCGCAGCCACACGGCGAAGGCGCCCAACGAATAGTCGCCGCGGGGTTTGGCGGTGTCGCCGTGGCCGAGTAGGTCGGGGGCGATCACCCGGTAGTTGCGCGACAACTGCGGTATGACCGAGCGCCACGTCGCCGAGCTGCCTGCCATGCCGTGAATCAGCAGCAGGGTGTCCTGACTGTCGCGCGGCCCGGTGTCGCGGTAGGCCACCCGGTCGCCGTGTAGCTCCAGGTAGTGAACTTTGTCCATATCCGTGTCCATTGCAGGGACCTCCTCTCATGTCGCGAGGGACCTGCTATGGCCGACGATAGCGGAGGCATCCGACGGTCAGGTTACTCACGGGTAACATCACCCTGGGATAACGCTGGAATCGGGGTCGGGACCTGCAGTGATAACAACTGGGTCACAGTCGGTGGAGCGGGTGTGACCGGTCGCACCGCCGAGGACCGTGCCTACGGGTTTGTGCCGCGCCCTCCCGGGTACGAGTGCGTCGGGACGGGGGGTCCGCGGCCACCGGTCGCAGACGCCGTCCGATAGCGAAGGAAGCAAACGCATGAATCTCTCTGGAAACACCGTCCGCCGCGGAGTCGGCAGTGCACTCGCAGGCGGGTTCGTCGCCGGCCTGGCAGCCGCGGTCATCACCGCGCCGACTGCCGGAGCCGAGCCTTGTCGTGCTGATGAAGCAACCGGCACCATCAGCCAGGTGTCCGGGGCGGCCAGCCAGTATCTGGCAGGTCATCCCGGCGCCAACGATGTGCTGTCCGCCGCCCTGACCCAGCCCCGAGAAGAGGCGCGGACGTCGGTGCGGTCCTACTTCACAGCCAACCCGGGTGAGTATTACGACCTGAAGAACATCACCGCTCCGCTGCAGACCCTGCGTGCACAGTGTGGGTCCTCGCTCCTGGCGCCCGACCTCATCTCGGCGTTCGACGAGTTCCAGGCGGGATAGGGGCCGCCGCCTACTGGGGATCACCCTGGCGCAGTAGTGGTGTGAGCCGGAAATCCACCATCCGGCGCATCACCAGCGAGGTGTTGGTCTGCTCTACGCCGTCGATGTCCAGGATCCGGCCGGCGATGCGGTAGAGGTCGTCGGCGTCCCGGGCCACCACGTGTACCTGGAGGTCGACGCTGCCACTGAGGCCGAGCACCTCGAGCACCTCGGGGATCACTGCGAGCTGGTCGGCCACCGACTCGAGTTTGCGTTGGGTGACGGTGGTGAGAATGAAGGCCGTCAACGGATAGCCCAACGCGGCCGGAGCGATGCGTCGCTCGAATGCCCGCAGCGTCCCGTTGGACTCCAGTTTCGCCAGACGGGACTGCACGGTGTTCCGGGAGAGCCCGGTGCGGTCGGCGAGGGTGACCGCGGCGGCGCGCGGATCGGCGTTGAGCGCGAGCAGGATCCGGGTGTCGATTCCGTCGAGTATCGGATGGGGCTCGGGCAGATTGCTCATCGCCACCTCCTGTCTTCATGGCAGCACGTGCGTTCTGCACACATTCAAGCAGCATCGTTGCGCACATCTGGATCGGCGGCCCACACTGGGGCTTAATTCTGCACTCCGGTGCGGCCCACGTGCGACGTCGAGGATGTCCGATGAGTTCACCCGTCCGGTCCGTGCCCACCATGACAGCCGCTTCGGGCGCGGACGTGCTGTCGGTGATCGAACAGCGGGTGCTCTGGTTGTCCACCGCGATGATCCACCACGCCAACCGGGTCCGCCCCAACCCGTCGGGCCTCAAAGTCGGTGGCCATCAGGCGTCGTCGGCGT
Proteins encoded:
- a CDS encoding acyl-CoA dehydrogenase family protein codes for the protein MWDFETDAEYQTKLDWVDEFMRAEVEPLDLLPLDPYDKHNPEVMGVLRPLQQQAKEQGLWAAHLTPDLGGQGYGQVKLALLNEILGRSRWAPSVFGCQAPDSGNAEILALFGTDEQKKRYLQPLLDGELSSCYSMTEPQGGSDPGLFTTRAERDGDSWVINGEKWFSSNARHAAFFIVMAVTNPEARTRDKMSLFIVPAETPGIEIVRNVGVGGESSEHGTHGYVRYTDVRVPQDHVLGGEGQAFAIAQTRLGGGRIHHAMRTIALARKAFDMMCERAVSRQTRQGPLGDFQMTQEKIADSWIQIEQFRLLVLRTAWLIDKHHDYQLVRRDIAAVKVAMPAVLHDVVQRAMHLHGALGVSNEMPFVKMMVAAQSLGIADGPTEVHKLTLARRTLKEYQPVHTMFPSAHIPTRRAEAQARLAERLERDVAEL
- a CDS encoding DUF1059 domain-containing protein, with product MKTHLNCPCGEAIVGTDEDDLVEKTQKHLSENHPGHNYSRDEILFIAF
- a CDS encoding SRPBCC family protein, whose amino-acid sequence is MPVTVVDTGPKQISRSVEVAAPAAELFAVVADPRRHHEIDGSGTVRTNVSAPAELTVGSRFSTKMRMFGVPYRITSTVTALKPGELVEWRHPFGHHWRWEFEAISPTLTRVTETFDYRGTGAIKDRAGYYDRLGFAKANASGIEATLNRLQQRYPAAP
- a CDS encoding alpha/beta fold hydrolase gives rise to the protein MDKVHYLELHGDRVAYRDTGPRDSQDTLLLIHGMAGSSATWRSVIPQLSRNYRVIAPDLLGHGDTAKPRGDYSLGAFAVWLRDLLDELGVNRATIVGQSLGGGIAMQFAYQHRDRCERMVLIGSGGLGPDLSWMLRLLSTPGVELVLPAVAPQPVLTVGNSIKSWLSSAGLKSPLGGELWSAYSSLSNRETRYAFLRTLRAVVDYRGQAVSALNRLHLTTTVPVLLIWGDSDRIIPVSHGYDAHEALPGSRLEVLPGVGHFPHVEAPWEVTQILEDFIASSDRRSVAITRC
- a CDS encoding heme-binding protein, whose translation is MNLSGNTVRRGVGSALAGGFVAGLAAAVITAPTAGAEPCRADEATGTISQVSGAASQYLAGHPGANDVLSAALTQPREEARTSVRSYFTANPGEYYDLKNITAPLQTLRAQCGSSLLAPDLISAFDEFQAG
- a CDS encoding Lrp/AsnC family transcriptional regulator is translated as MSNLPEPHPILDGIDTRILLALNADPRAAAVTLADRTGLSRNTVQSRLAKLESNGTLRAFERRIAPAALGYPLTAFILTTVTQRKLESVADQLAVIPEVLEVLGLSGSVDLQVHVVARDADDLYRIAGRILDIDGVEQTNTSLVMRRMVDFRLTPLLRQGDPQ